A window of Roseovarius sp. THAF27 contains these coding sequences:
- a CDS encoding tetratricopeptide repeat protein, translating into MKILTAGAIAALLQGIALPALADINVGAYLAARQARYLNDFDAAARYYTQALTRDAANPVILESTAIAFMALGDIDRAVPVARQIEEQDLESQVAFMALIAEDMSKGNHDAVIERIEAGNGIGKLADGLVMAWTELARGDVDASLALFDEVAEERGLKNFALYHKALALASVGDFEAAEAIFSGEGQDAPLQRTRRGTRAWITVLSQLERNDEAIALLDDAFGTTPDPEILALRAELETGLPVAFDMISGPQDGVAEVFFSIGQALLGDMGDDYTLLYARVAQYLNPDHIDAVLMSAELLESLERYELATQTYKSVPRDHPSFTAAEMGRAEALRRADKLDTAIEVLGQLRESHPDLPMVHVAAADLHRQNEDYGKAVTAYDTAIELLGEAQPGHWFIYYARAISHERQGTWEEAEADFRKALELNPEHPQVLNYLGYSLVEKQQKLDEALDMIERAAEAQPESGYIIDSLGWVLYRLGRYEESIGHMERAAELMPVDPVVNDHLGDVLWAVGREVEARFQWRRALSFVDKENPSPDVDPDRMRRKLEVGLDVVLQEEGSPPLEVADDGG; encoded by the coding sequence GTGAAAATCCTGACCGCAGGCGCAATCGCCGCGCTGTTGCAGGGCATCGCATTGCCCGCACTGGCAGACATCAATGTCGGCGCGTACCTCGCTGCAAGGCAGGCGCGCTACCTCAACGACTTCGACGCGGCCGCCCGGTACTACACGCAGGCGCTGACCCGGGACGCGGCAAACCCCGTGATTCTCGAAAGCACCGCCATCGCCTTCATGGCGCTCGGCGACATCGACCGCGCCGTTCCGGTGGCGCGGCAGATCGAGGAACAGGATCTCGAAAGCCAGGTCGCCTTCATGGCCCTGATCGCCGAGGACATGTCGAAGGGCAACCACGACGCCGTGATCGAGCGGATCGAGGCCGGCAACGGCATCGGCAAGCTGGCCGACGGTCTGGTCATGGCCTGGACCGAACTGGCCCGCGGCGATGTCGATGCGTCCCTCGCCCTGTTCGACGAGGTCGCCGAGGAACGCGGCCTGAAGAATTTCGCCCTCTATCACAAGGCGCTGGCGCTCGCCTCCGTGGGCGATTTCGAGGCCGCGGAGGCCATCTTCTCCGGCGAGGGCCAGGATGCGCCGCTGCAACGCACCCGCCGCGGCACCCGCGCCTGGATCACCGTTCTCAGCCAACTGGAGCGCAACGACGAGGCCATCGCCCTCCTGGACGATGCGTTCGGCACCACCCCGGACCCCGAGATCCTGGCACTGCGCGCCGAATTGGAAACCGGCCTGCCGGTCGCCTTCGACATGATCTCCGGGCCGCAGGATGGCGTCGCAGAGGTCTTCTTTTCCATAGGTCAGGCCCTCTTGGGCGACATGGGCGATGACTACACCCTGCTCTACGCCCGTGTGGCTCAGTACCTGAATCCCGATCATATCGACGCGGTCCTGATGTCCGCGGAACTCCTGGAGTCGCTGGAACGTTACGAACTGGCCACGCAGACTTACAAGAGCGTGCCGCGCGATCACCCCTCGTTCACCGCCGCCGAAATGGGCCGTGCCGAGGCGCTGCGCCGCGCCGACAAGCTGGATACCGCCATCGAGGTTCTGGGACAGCTGCGCGAGTCCCATCCCGACCTGCCCATGGTGCATGTCGCAGCCGCCGACCTCCATCGCCAGAACGAAGACTACGGCAAGGCCGTTACCGCATATGACACGGCCATCGAGCTTCTGGGCGAGGCGCAGCCGGGTCACTGGTTCATCTACTATGCCCGGGCCATCAGCCACGAACGCCAAGGCACTTGGGAGGAGGCCGAGGCCGATTTCCGCAAGGCGCTGGAACTGAACCCCGAACATCCGCAGGTGCTGAACTACCTCGGCTATTCGCTTGTCGAAAAACAACAGAAACTGGACGAGGCGCTCGACATGATCGAACGCGCCGCCGAGGCGCAACCCGAGTCGGGCTATATCATCGACAGCCTCGGCTGGGTTCTTTACCGGCTGGGCCGCTACGAGGAATCCATTGGTCACATGGAACGCGCCGCCGAACTGATGCCGGTGGACCCGGTGGTCAACGACCACCTCGGTGACGTCCTCTGGGCCGTGGGCCGCGAGGTCGAGGCCCGGTTCCAGTGGAGGCGCGCGCTGTCCTTCGTCGACAAGGAAAACCCCTCGCCCGATGTCGATCCCGACCGCATGCGCCGCAAGCTCGAGGTCGGCCTCGACGTCGTGCTGCAGGAAGAAGGCTCGCCCCCGCTGGAGGTTGCCGATGACGGCGGCTGA